AGTTAATTATTACCCGGGTCCATTGAGTATTACTGCTATTGAGAGTAAGAGATTGGTCCATTAAAAATCTAAACCTATAGCAACAGTTCATACACACGCATATGTAGGACTGCTCGAGCAGCAATGAATCCATTCATCTTATGCCTTAGCCTGATGCTTCGGATCGTTAAAGCCTTTCTTCCTGCATTTTCCCTGCAGTAATTTGCCATTTAGTTGTATAATACCAGTTGGTTTGGGCTAGGCTGGCCCAGACAAGTGTGGGTTTTACAACAATTTTCAAATATTTTTGCAATGGAAAAGCAGTTTATCGTACTAGAGGGCGTAAGGACCAACAACCTTAAAAACATATCGATTAGCATCCCCAAAAACAGCTTAGTCGTTTTCACAGGCGTAAGCGGTTCTGGCAAAACTTCGCTGGCTTTTGACACGATATATGCAGAAAGCCAGAGGCGATATATCGAAAGCTTGTCCATCTATGCACGCAGGTTTTTGGACATTATGCCAAAGCCAGATTGCGATGATGTCAAGGGGCTTTCTCCTGCGATTTCGGTGACTCAGCGCGGCGTTCAGCATAACCCCAGATCGACCGTAGGGATAATGACGGAGATATATGATTATTTCAGGCTGTTATTCGCGCGTATAGGCGTTCTGCACTCACCGACGACAGGACTGCCGATAGTAGTAACGCCAATCAACCAAATTATCGAACAGGCTTTAGGCGAATACGCTGGCCGCAACATATATGTCATGGCGCCAAAGGTTATAAAGGGCCTCAAGGATATAAAAACAATCCAAAAGCAAGGATTTGAAAGAATCTGGTCAAATAGCGAGGTCGTTAACGTAGCAGATTTCATCATAGGGGACAGCAAAAAGAAAGTAGATGTTGTGATAGACCGGCTTCAGGCTTGTGATAAAAATAAGCGACGCTTGGCAGACTCGCTTGAGGTTGTTTCCCAGTACGGCGGCGGGGTGATACGGATATTGGATGCGGACAGCGGTAAAATCCTGACATTTTCCAATAAGTACGTCTGCCCAGAAAGCGGATTTTTCCTCAAGGACATAGAGCCAAGCTTATTTTCATTCAACAACCCACAGGGAGCATGTAAGACCTGCAATGGCCTGGGCGCTATAAAGAAATTCAGCGAAAGCCTTGTCGTTCCCAACGGGCATTTGAATATTCTAACTGGCGCCATTAAACCGTGGGCAAAGCTTGAACAGGCGGTCGTAAAGCGACTGCTGTCTCCGCTGTTTGAAAAGCATAAGGCTTCGCTGTTTACCATCTATAACAGGCTGCCTGAGCAACTTAGGCAGGATATACTTTATGGAGCCGCCGGCTTTGAGGGGGTTATCCCCGCCCTAGAAACGCAATACAAAAAAACAGAAAGCGTCTGGCGGCGTATAGAAATTGGCCAGTATCAGCTTACCGAAGTGTGCCCCGCTTGTAAGGGTAAGCGGCTGAACGAAGACGCCTTGCTAGTCAAGGTCGAAGGGAAGACCATAAGCGACGTCTCAAGCCTAAGCATTGCGGAAGCAAAGGTGTTTTTTGGCGATCTGAATTCACGTCTGTCTGGGAAAAACAAAGCTATTGCAGAGAAAATAATAAAGGAAATCAGCACTAGACTTGGGTTTTTAATTGACATAGGACTTGGGTATATAACGCTTGACCGGCCTGCACCAACCTTGTCGGGCGGTGAGAGCCAGCGCATAAAT
The DNA window shown above is from Holosporales bacterium and carries:
- the uvrA gene encoding excinuclease ABC subunit UvrA, producing the protein MWVLQQFSNIFAMEKQFIVLEGVRTNNLKNISISIPKNSLVVFTGVSGSGKTSLAFDTIYAESQRRYIESLSIYARRFLDIMPKPDCDDVKGLSPAISVTQRGVQHNPRSTVGIMTEIYDYFRLLFARIGVLHSPTTGLPIVVTPINQIIEQALGEYAGRNIYVMAPKVIKGLKDIKTIQKQGFERIWSNSEVVNVADFIIGDSKKKVDVVIDRLQACDKNKRRLADSLEVVSQYGGGVIRILDADSGKILTFSNKYVCPESGFFLKDIEPSLFSFNNPQGACKTCNGLGAIKKFSESLVVPNGHLNILTGAIKPWAKLEQAVVKRLLSPLFEKHKASLFTIYNRLPEQLRQDILYGAAGFEGVIPALETQYKKTESVWRRIEIGQYQLTEVCPACKGKRLNEDALLVKVEGKTISDVSSLSIAEAKVFFGDLNSRLSGKNKAIAEKIIKEISTRLGFLIDIGLGYITLDRPAPTLSGGESQRINLASQIGSGLTGILYVLDEPSIGLHQRDNARLIKTLKNLRDLGNTVMVIEHDEETILESDCLIDVGPGAGIFGGEVCYCGDVSGIKTAQNSLTGQYLNGRRRIDIPQKRREHNGYISLSGVNTNNLKNLSVEFPLRCFTCVTGVSGCGKSSLVMETLYPALKQKIDRDSQECFEGVSIKGDDLITRVINIDQSPIGRTPRSNPATYTDIFTTIRDFFAALPEAKARRYGVGRFSFNVDGGRCIACKGEGYIKVAMHFMPDVFVECDACKGQRFNEDTLEIKYKDKSIADILALSVDEAKDFFWAIPKLVRKLDFLKDVGLGYIKLGQPATTLSGGEAQRIKLAKELSRPEIERTLYILDEPTTGLHFEDINNLLKVLHKLVDKGNTIVAIEHNMDFIKTADWVIDLGPEGGYTGGQLVISAIPEKIIDCKTSFTGQYLKIYLCK